A window from Microbispora sp. ZYX-F-249 encodes these proteins:
- a CDS encoding response regulator transcription factor, whose translation MGHFVNGPTRVVIADDQALVRSGFGMILAADGIEVTAEAADGAEAVAAVRRTRPDVVLMDIRMPRIDGLEATRQIMAADPGETRVLILTTYDLDHYVYAALTAGASGFLLKDVTPEHLVAAVRLVRAGDALLAPTITRRLVERFARRDEAGAAVHGDLSELTPRELEVLRLLATGSSNAELADRLSLSPTTVKTHVARILSKLGLRDRVQAVVLAYETGLVTPGSLADRPPGSTPA comes from the coding sequence GTGGGCCACTTCGTGAACGGGCCGACGCGCGTGGTCATCGCCGACGATCAAGCGCTGGTTCGCAGCGGGTTCGGGATGATCCTCGCCGCCGACGGCATCGAAGTGACGGCCGAGGCGGCCGATGGAGCGGAAGCCGTCGCCGCCGTCCGGCGTACTCGGCCGGACGTCGTGCTGATGGACATCCGGATGCCGCGGATTGACGGGCTCGAAGCCACCCGGCAGATCATGGCTGCCGACCCGGGTGAGACTCGCGTTCTCATTCTGACCACCTACGACCTCGACCACTACGTTTACGCCGCGCTCACCGCAGGGGCCAGTGGCTTCCTGCTCAAGGACGTCACACCCGAGCACCTGGTGGCCGCGGTGCGTCTGGTGCGCGCAGGCGACGCTCTGCTCGCACCGACGATCACCCGCCGTCTGGTCGAGCGGTTCGCCCGCCGCGACGAGGCCGGGGCAGCCGTGCACGGGGATCTGTCGGAGCTGACACCCCGGGAGCTGGAGGTGTTGCGCCTGCTCGCCACCGGGTCGAGCAACGCCGAGCTCGCCGACCGGCTGAGCCTCAGCCCGACGACGGTGAAGACTCATGTCGCGCGCATTCTGTCCAAGCTCGGCCTCAGGGACCGGGTTCAGGCGGTCGTGCTCGCCTACGAAACCGGGTTGGTCACCCCGGGCTCGCTCGCCGACCGGCCGCCGGGGAGTACGCCTGCCTGA
- a CDS encoding sensor histidine kinase produces the protein MSERRGWWQFTLDVLRPVRKPTRLSRRSLLTDLLLAIALTIAAVAATAGATDGAHRVDEQPHSLSEPLRLRPSPPPRGGDVPPDRWGRPVIAPDDGQEDSGPLPLLVVLTALPLAMRRLYPLITFWAVLAAALATHDDATWITVLTFAIAGYGAVAHSPHRAPAMGGLVLAAVLAGAAFRDSVPALPSWLGPFVVLMSAGVAAAFVRSWRRQLDADRGRVTELLRAQEEATREAVREERSRIAGELHDVVTHNVNVMVIQAGAARAVMDTAPAQSKQALLAVEAGGRAAMAELRNVMGLLAGPESERAGDSADGLEPQPGLDQLDSLIERVRAAGVPVSVEISPPPRPLPPGVELAVYRVVQEALTNTIKHAAGAAASVAIGHRGGWLEIEISDTGGRRTASAGDGQGRGLIGLRERLALYGGTLEAGPRSDGGYRIKARFPWATS, from the coding sequence GTGAGCGAACGACGTGGATGGTGGCAGTTCACGCTGGACGTGCTGCGCCCCGTGCGGAAACCCACCCGGCTTTCGCGCCGGTCGCTCCTCACCGACCTGCTGCTCGCGATCGCCTTGACCATTGCGGCCGTGGCCGCGACGGCGGGCGCCACAGACGGCGCTCATCGTGTCGACGAGCAGCCGCACTCCCTGTCGGAGCCCCTGCGACTGCGGCCCTCTCCACCGCCGCGAGGCGGCGATGTACCGCCTGACCGCTGGGGACGGCCTGTCATCGCCCCCGACGACGGCCAGGAGGATTCCGGCCCGCTTCCGCTCCTGGTGGTTCTGACGGCTCTGCCGCTGGCGATGCGACGGTTGTACCCACTGATCACCTTCTGGGCGGTGCTGGCCGCGGCGTTGGCCACCCACGACGACGCGACGTGGATCACCGTGCTGACGTTCGCCATCGCCGGGTACGGGGCCGTGGCCCACAGCCCGCACCGTGCGCCGGCCATGGGGGGACTCGTCCTCGCTGCCGTGCTGGCAGGAGCCGCCTTCCGGGACTCCGTCCCGGCGTTGCCAAGCTGGCTGGGGCCGTTCGTGGTGCTGATGAGCGCCGGAGTCGCCGCCGCTTTCGTCCGATCCTGGCGGCGGCAACTCGACGCCGACCGCGGTCGAGTCACGGAACTACTGCGCGCCCAGGAGGAGGCCACGCGCGAGGCCGTCCGGGAAGAGCGCTCCCGGATCGCCGGCGAACTGCACGATGTCGTCACCCACAATGTGAACGTGATGGTGATCCAGGCAGGCGCGGCACGCGCGGTGATGGACACGGCTCCGGCTCAGTCGAAGCAGGCCCTGCTGGCGGTCGAAGCCGGCGGCCGGGCCGCCATGGCGGAACTACGCAACGTCATGGGGCTGCTGGCCGGGCCGGAGAGCGAGCGGGCGGGCGACAGTGCCGACGGGCTCGAACCGCAACCGGGACTCGACCAGCTCGACTCCTTGATCGAACGGGTTCGCGCAGCCGGAGTGCCGGTCAGCGTCGAGATCTCCCCGCCGCCCCGCCCACTGCCGCCCGGGGTGGAACTGGCCGTCTATCGCGTCGTCCAGGAGGCCCTGACCAACACGATCAAGCACGCGGCCGGCGCGGCGGCGTCCGTCGCCATCGGCCACCGAGGCGGCTGGCTGGAGATCGAGATCAGCGACACCGGCGGCAGGCGGACGGCCAGCGCGGGAGACGGCCAGGGCCGGGGCCTGATCGGGCTGCGGGAGCGGCTCGCCCTCTACGGCGGCACCCTGGAGGCCGGACCGCGGAGCGACGGCGGCTACCGGATCAAGGCGCGGTTTCCGTGGGCCACTTCGTGA